CCGGCGCCTTCGGGCCCTTCGAAAGTGATGAACATGCCGGTCATGGCTTGCCTCCGTCGACCGGCAGAGTGGGCGCCGGACTGGATCGATAATCCTTGGCGCGTTGCTCGATCTGATAGTGTCGGACGGCCGCGTTATGCTCTTCGAGCGTATCGGAAAAAACGTGCGAGCCATCGCCGCGCGCCACGAAGTACAGGCTGGAACCGTCGGCGGGGTTCAGCGCGGCATGGATCGCTTCCCGACCCGGCATGGCTATGGGTGTTGGCGGCAGACCGTCGATCATGTAGGTATTGTAGGGAGTGGCTTCCCGCAGATTGGCTCTGCCGATTCGCCCCTGGTACTGATCACCCATCCCATAGATGACCGTCGGATCGGTTTGCAGGCGCATGCCCTGGCGCAGGCGGCGCACGAACACCCCGGCGATTTCGTCGCGCTCGTGGGGTACGCCCGTCTCGCGTTCGATAATCGAAGCGAGAATGAGCGCCTCATAGGCACTCTCGATAGGCAGGTCGTCCTGACGCTGCTCCCATTCGGCAGCCAACACCTCCTGCATACGTTGATGCGCGCGAAGCAGCAGGTCGCGGTCGCTCATGCCCAGCGTGTACAGGTAGGTATCTGGGAAGAACTGCCCTTCCGGATGAAGATCGCCGAGGCCCAGCTCCGCCATCAGCTGCTCTGCAGGTATATCATCAGCAAATGTCTGCTGCAGACGCTCGGCCCGCGACAACGCCATGCGAAACTGCTTGAAGGTCCAACCCTCGACCAGCGTCACGCTGCGCTGGAGCACAGCGCCCCGCTGCAGCAGCGCAAGCAGGTCGAAAGCGGTCATGCCCGGCTCCAGTGGGTATTCACCAACCTGCAGCACCACGTCAGGAGTCGTCCACTGCCAGTATCGGCGGATCCACTGCGAGCGGGACAGTACATCGCGCTGTTCCAGCGAAGCCAGCACCCTCGCCGGCGTGCTGCCCGGGGTGACATCGAGCGTTTCCGGAGCATCGAGACGAAGCGATTGATTCAATGCCGAGGACAGCATCAGATAACCGCCGATGGCCGCCAGAACAACCAATATGGCCAGCAGCACAATAGTTATGGCTATTTTTTTCACAAATGTCCTATCCCAGGGCTTGCGCCGCTAAATTCTGAGCCTTTCGCGTTGCGGCGCCCACGGCCCACTGCTCTGCCCCAACGGCGACGACCGGCCAGACTCCGATGACGCTGTTGCAACAGAACAGTTCCGTGCACCGCTGCAACTCGTCCATCGCGACATGGCGGATCGTCACGGTCTCGCCGGCATCATGCAGCGCCTGAATCAGGTATTCGCGCATTACGCCTGCAATGCCGCACACCGACAGATCAGGCGTCACCCACTGCTGAGCCATCCTCAGGAAAATGTTGCTCATGGTCCCTTCGACAAGGTTTCCTGCCGTGTCGCACATCAGTCCTTCGGCATGATACCCGTCCTGCCATTCCGCTCGGGCAAGTACCTGTTCCAGGCGATTGAGATGTTTGATGCCTGCCAGGAGGGGTTGCTGCGCCAGTCGCGTCTCGCAGGCAAACAAGCGTACGCCGTCGCGCTGCGCAGCCACGCCATCCGGCGTCGGGCCAGTCTGAATGATCCGCAGCGGAACCGGGCTCGGCGGCGGGCGGTAACCACGCGGCCCCGACCCACGCGTGACCGTAAGCTTCAATACGCCGCTGCCCAGTTGCCCTGCGACTTCGGTGATCTCCCGACCGATCAACGGGATGTCGAGATCCAGCTTCAACCGTTCGGCACCGCGCTGCAGTCGCCCGAGGTGCCGGTCAAGCAGCGTAGCCCGGCCCGAAGCGACCAGGACGGTTTCGAAAAGCCCGTCACCATAGGCCAGACCGCGGTCGTCTGCCGGCAGCAGGTCTGCCGGAACGCCATTGACCAGGCACAGTGCCTGGGGGTCAGTGTGCACGGAGCGCCGGGTCAGCCAAGGCGCTTGAACACCAGGCTGCCGTTGGTACCGCCGAAGCCGAAGGAATTGGATACGACGACCTCCAGCGCTCGCGGCTGGGCCGTGTGCGCGACATAGTTCAGGTCACATCCTTCGTCCGGATTATCCAGATTGATGGTGGGCGGAGCGACCTGATCGCGCAGGGCGAGGATACTGAAGATAGCTTCGACAGCGCCGGCTGCGCCCAGCAGGTGACCCGTCATCGATTTGGTCGAACTGATGGCCAACTGTTGAGCATGATCGCCAAATACCGACTTCACCGCGCGCGTCTCGGCCAGATCTCCAGCCATGGTCGAGGTGCCGTGAGCGTTGATATACCCGACTGACTCGGGCTGGACTCCAGCATCCTTCAGCGCGTTGCGCATGCACTGCGCGCCACCACGCCCATCTTCCGGCGGTGCGGTCATATGATAGGCGTCACCGCTCATACCGAAGCCGATAAGCTCGGCATAGATAGTCGCGCCCCGGGCTTTCGCCTGCTCGTATTCTTCCAGAACAAGCGCGCCGGACCCGTCCGAGAGGACGAAACCGTCGCGGTCCCGATCCCACGGACGGCTGGCCTGCTGTGGTGCGTCGTTACGGGTAGATAGCGCACGTGCCGCGCTGAAACCACCCAGACCCAGAGTACTGGTAGCCATTTCAGAGCCACCGGCAATCATCACGTCGGCCTCGCCGTACGCTATGTTCCGGGCAGCCATCCCTATGCTGTGGGTGCCGGTGGTGCAGGCTGTGGTCAACGCGTAATTCGGCCCCTGAAGGCCGTACTGGATAGACAGATAGCCGGCGACCATATTGATGATCGAGCCCGGCACGAAGAACGGCGATATCTTGCGCGGACCGCTGGCCAACAGCAGCTCATGATTTTTCTCGATATTGGTCAGACCGCCAATGCCGGACCCCATGGAGACGCCGATACGATCGCGATTCTCATCGGTCACCTGCAGTCCGGAATCCTCGATCGCCTGCATACAGGCAGCGATACCGTACTGAATGAACAGATCAAGCTTGCGCGCTTCTTTCGCCGTCATGTACGGCTCTATGTCAAAGTCCCGGATCGATCCGCCGAAACGCGTCCCGAAGGCGCTGACGTCCATGTGTTCGATCGGGCCGATCCCGCTCTGCCCTGCCAGCGCTGCCTGCCAGCTGCTGCTCACGTTGTTGCCCAACGGTGACAGCATTCCAAGCCCAGTTACCACGACGCGTCTGCGCGACACAGGAGACTCCTTCATT
Above is a window of Halopseudomonas nanhaiensis DNA encoding:
- the mltG gene encoding endolytic transglycosylase MltG; its protein translation is MKKIAITIVLLAILVVLAAIGGYLMLSSALNQSLRLDAPETLDVTPGSTPARVLASLEQRDVLSRSQWIRRYWQWTTPDVVLQVGEYPLEPGMTAFDLLALLQRGAVLQRSVTLVEGWTFKQFRMALSRAERLQQTFADDIPAEQLMAELGLGDLHPEGQFFPDTYLYTLGMSDRDLLLRAHQRMQEVLAAEWEQRQDDLPIESAYEALILASIIERETGVPHERDEIAGVFVRRLRQGMRLQTDPTVIYGMGDQYQGRIGRANLREATPYNTYMIDGLPPTPIAMPGREAIHAALNPADGSSLYFVARGDGSHVFSDTLEEHNAAVRHYQIEQRAKDYRSSPAPTLPVDGGKP
- the pabC gene encoding aminodeoxychorismate lyase — its product is MHTDPQALCLVNGVPADLLPADDRGLAYGDGLFETVLVASGRATLLDRHLGRLQRGAERLKLDLDIPLIGREITEVAGQLGSGVLKLTVTRGSGPRGYRPPPSPVPLRIIQTGPTPDGVAAQRDGVRLFACETRLAQQPLLAGIKHLNRLEQVLARAEWQDGYHAEGLMCDTAGNLVEGTMSNIFLRMAQQWVTPDLSVCGIAGVMREYLIQALHDAGETVTIRHVAMDELQRCTELFCCNSVIGVWPVVAVGAEQWAVGAATRKAQNLAAQALG
- the fabF gene encoding beta-ketoacyl-ACP synthase II, translating into MSRRRVVVTGLGMLSPLGNNVSSSWQAALAGQSGIGPIEHMDVSAFGTRFGGSIRDFDIEPYMTAKEARKLDLFIQYGIAACMQAIEDSGLQVTDENRDRIGVSMGSGIGGLTNIEKNHELLLASGPRKISPFFVPGSIINMVAGYLSIQYGLQGPNYALTTACTTGTHSIGMAARNIAYGEADVMIAGGSEMATSTLGLGGFSAARALSTRNDAPQQASRPWDRDRDGFVLSDGSGALVLEEYEQAKARGATIYAELIGFGMSGDAYHMTAPPEDGRGGAQCMRNALKDAGVQPESVGYINAHGTSTMAGDLAETRAVKSVFGDHAQQLAISSTKSMTGHLLGAAGAVEAIFSILALRDQVAPPTINLDNPDEGCDLNYVAHTAQPRALEVVVSNSFGFGGTNGSLVFKRLG